Part of the Mytilus trossulus isolate FHL-02 chromosome 2, PNRI_Mtr1.1.1.hap1, whole genome shotgun sequence genome is shown below.
ttagTGCATATCCAACATCCactggatttagtgtaaagacgtcataaacagtccgAGAAAAACGCGACCCTGTTCAATGCCAAGACACAGTAATCGACAGATTGTATAAATCCATAAAAGtgcatatgtatataacaattataGAAAGTTTGactttaatttactgataacaaaatcaatatgaataccaataaaaacaattttcaaagatcTAATGAGATGGTTGAATTGGTAATCTTTTAGAATAAGTATATTTAAAGGATCTATACATTTCCCAAGAACGTTTCTTAATTTGCGGACACGGTAAAGCACATCTCcttaaaaatgaggatgtgcagTTAAtttcgtttgaaataagttttctcaGTGACAGGTACAACCAGAATTCCATCCCAAATCTTTATATCGTTGGAAGACTTTAGTAAAAGTTTGAAGTAATTTGTGGTAACGAAATCCCTGAATATTACCattattttaatacataaatGACTGATACTTAAAACctaaaacgtcacaacagacacagGCATAGCGAACGTGTTGTGAAATATACACAAAGCAAGATGATCATGCTGAAAAGGAACATCATTatccaaaaaagaaaattaataataggaaACGAAAAATCGTCCCTATCCCCGTATATTTTAGTGTAGAGTTTCCCGTGTAAAACTGGAATATCTAAATCTAGCTATAGGAAAGGACAGTTAATAGCGTTTACCAAAGCACAAAAGTATAGTTTAGTATTTGTCCTTGGCGTAAGGATATAGCTCTTCGAACTGCAATGGTGAAATATAAAACTCTTCTCGTTTTACGTCAATCCAAAAGTTTTCTGTATCATGTTTAGATCTCGCTGCTGGTGCCATATACTGTTGGTCTTTAGGCAGactatgaaaatcaaaattcgAAAGGTATGGCAAGTGTAAAAGGCCAGGTTTGAAATGCTCCAGCATATAACACCAACATTTGGAACACCCGTTGCTGTTAGCAATCGGAATTTCTACTCGTTTATACCATGCGGGATGACCTTCAAGTGCATCTAAACGTCTCAACATAGGTTCATCTACGTCAAACATTTCTCCGTGAATTATCTGCAAAGTAAAACAGTTTTTTAAATGCGATAAAAATTACACCCAAAGAAACATATATCGATCTAATTTAACCTGGTTcagtttacatgtatattccAATATTAatcagaaaaagaaagaaaattgtCAGATCATGCAGTTCAATTGGTGATCGTCGGTCATACTTCCAAGCGATTACATGTTTctgaaattgagaatagaaaaagaaatagggaatatgtcaaagagagaACAACTCGACCAAAAAGCAAGTAGTTTCTTAAATCAGTTATACAGTAGAATGCTGGTCTTGTCAGGTACGAGTTGTAGtcgaatagaccactttcgagttcatccgtcaccggaaaaaaatcgtcaattatacgcgcctttatcatcgtcatttgtgcgtttaggggcgtcgtcacttccttccaatgttgagcgagtggttggaaaactataattctatattgtacgaattattcggcaaattgaatcctcgaaattgacaatcaacactgctgtcattagggaaatgccagtaagtacctacagagcaaacattatttctagtttatcctgcacaaagacgatcactaagacgcttgatgaacgtaaatagtgcagggatacaggcgagcccctctatctggtaaatgacgtcataaaggcgtgtataattgacgagtttttgccggtgacggatgaactcgaaagtggtctattgttcAATGTTACATGTGTTACATTTCTCTTACTCTTTTAATTAACAAGAGTATACAACCTGATATATGTCTCGCCTGTTTTACTGATCATTGATTTTGTGTTGAATGCCCTAAATATTAGGCTTTATACTACgagtatcacataaacttaacatgatccaagTAAATACACCTTAATTATCGCTATTTATCCGCCATTGCTGGAtttcacacaggttcccgtaaaatgttgacgtcataaaacaaaatatctgacgccacaatagaaaagtgattgttgttgacgtcaaaagttcaagcggcagGGTCAGCCGGGATTAGCGATATGGTGTatgaggccaaggtcagataaaccaaaaACAGGAACATACATTATACACCctacaatcattctatacaaAAACATAGTTGAACTAttgcatataattttaaaaaaacacacctAAGCAAGAAGattaacattgatcaatgaattatgaaaacgaaattaaggtcagatgaaccatgccagacaccttacaatcaatctatgcattaaatatagttgacgTATTGTTTATAGTATCTAATAAACAAATTTCACAATGAAAATTGTCACATTGACCAATGAtccgtgaaattgaggtcacGGTCAAacgacacctgccagttggacatgtacaccctacaatcattccataccccaaatatagttgaccgattgcttatagtttaagaaaaacataccaaaacacaaaaacttaacaatgaAGAATGAACTGTGAAAgtgaggtcgaggtcaaatgaaaaatgtaaaaaaaattgaaaacaacacgtttaataatttcatgaGTCCGAAGTGGTTTTctagatttaccttcatcaggaacgatCAAAGCCAAAAACTTGATATCCGATTATGTCAAACTGACATTTACATCGTAAATAATTCCCATACACCAGACAAAGTTGACCCTTTGCATATAGTATTGAAAAAGACAAGAAcgcaaaaacttaactttatcaccaatgaaccatgaaaatgaggtcaatgtcggttacaccttacaatcattccatacgcCAAATATAGTCTACCTATATAAATGATGCTgatatatggacttgaccacgaaaacttaaccttgttcactgatacATGAACTGAGGTCGGGGTCAGATGGAAATTGTCTGACAGGTATAAGGTTAAACGAAAACCGCCCGACAAGCACGAGGACATAGAAAGGTACCCATATTCGAAATATGGTTATCCTAAGGCTATTACTCacaataagagagaaattagcATTAGAAAACTTCTGCACCTTTTTTTCAAGttgtcaatgaaccatgaaaactgAGGTCAAGAACTATGGACATATGACAGACGGACACTGTATAACATATTAATGGCAttcatatacaaagtattaagCATCCAGGTGTTCCACCTTCTAAACTATAAGCTATCAAATAGTTAGTTGACGCCAGCGCCGCCTCCTGACCACTACCCCAAGTCGAGCTTTCTGCCACATATATCGCAGGCTCAACATGCAAAAATGGCCAATTTCAGGTTTGCATATATTCACTACctttatatataaacggaagCCATGTCGGTTGTTTAGCTAGTTCCATTATTCATTATCTTAATATCAATGACGCCTTAAAGTTTTCGCACTGTAAAAAAGTTCTGActaagatttctttttttctttctggcAAAACTGGGTTACCAAAAAGATTACCAAAGGGCAGCAGCAGAtagcatatttattttttacttccTTTTTAGTACAGTGAATCTTTTATCTACATCTGTTTTACTGGCTTATAATATCTGAAGAAAAATAAAGCTCCGTACTTTCATAGATGCCAACAACTATTCTGCTTCAAATGCCGACTGTATTTCAAAGCACAAATGacaaagttttaaaagtaaggagatgtgatatgattgctagtgagacaaatatccactaTACTtacattaataattttaaacacCTTACTCtcattcaataaattaaaaatatgtaaataccACAGCTGTCGACGGACTTTCAGTCCCCAAGTGATCATAAGTTTGATATAGTTCGTGCtttgtttataaacatttaaattataatgaaactaAGGTTCAAACTCTCGCTTTTGACCggatttggttatttttaagGTCCATTTTAGTCATGATACACAAGCTGTTCGTGTGTTTCGATAACTTTCTTTTCTGAATTTTCCGATCATTCAAAGCTCACTGTGGGTG
Proteins encoded:
- the LOC134708354 gene encoding putative gamma-glutamylcyclotransferase CG2811 isoform X1 gives rise to the protein MIRVFVYGTLKRGQPNHHLIENVVNGKALFIGEGKTVVKYPLIIASRCNIPFLLPVEGTGENITGEIIHGEMFDVDEPMLRRLDALEGHPAWYKRVEIPIANSNGCSKCWCYMLEHFKPGLLHLPYLSNFDFHSLPKDQQYMAPAARSKHDTENFWIDVKREEFYISPLQFEELYPYAKDKY
- the LOC134708354 gene encoding putative gamma-glutamylcyclotransferase CG2811 isoform X2, which encodes MIRVFVYGTLKRGQPNHHLIENVVNGKALFIGEGKTVVKYPLIIASRCNIPFLLPVEGTGEIIHGEMFDVDEPMLRRLDALEGHPAWYKRVEIPIANSNGCSKCWCYMLEHFKPGLLHLPYLSNFDFHSLPKDQQYMAPAARSKHDTENFWIDVKREEFYISPLQFEELYPYAKDKY